gtaagaccactagtttcaagagaaacggcaaaggcaagaagggcaattcgaagaagagcggcaagccagttgccaatccgtcgaagaaacccaaggctggacctaagcctgaaatggagtgttactattgcaagggtatgggtcactggaaacgcaattgccccaagtatctggcagataagaaggcggccaaagaaaaatcaggtatatttgatatacatgttattgatgtgtacttaaccggctctcgtagtagtgcctgggtattcgataccggttctgttgctcatatttgcaactcgaaacaggaactgcggaatagacgaaggctggcgaaagatgaagtgacgatgtgcgtaggaaatggttccaaggttgatgcaatcgccgtcggcacagtgtcacttcagttaccgtcaggattagtgatgaacttaaattattgttatttagtgcctgcgttgagcatgaacattatatctggatcttgtttattgcgagacggttactcttttaagtcagagaataatggttgttctatttctatgagtaacatcttttatggtcatgcaccgaatgtgagaggattgttcatattgaatcttgatagcgatacgcatatacataacattgagaccaaaagagttagagttaacaatgatagcgccatatttttgtggcactgccgtttaggtcatattggtgtaaagcgcatgaagaaactccatgctgatggacttttggagtcacttgactttgattcacttgacacgtgcgaaccatgcctcatgggcaagatgactaagactccgttctccggaacaatggagcgtgcaagtgacttattggaaatcatacataccgatgtgtgtggtccgatgagcgtggaggcacgcggcggatatcgttattttctcaccttcactaacgatttaagtagatatggttatgtctacttgatgaagcacaagtctgaaacatttgaaaagctcaagcaatttcagagtgaagtggaaaatcatcgtaacaagaagatcaagttcctacggtctgatcgtgggggtgaatatctgagtttcgagtttggtactcacttaagacaatgtggaattgtttcacagttaacaccgcctggaacaccacagcgtaatggtgtgtccgaacgtcgtaatcgtactctattagagatggtgcgatctatgatgtctcttactgatttgccgttatcgttttggggttatgcattagaaacagctgcattcactttaaattgggcaccatcaaaatccgttgagacgacaccatacgaactgtggtatggcaaaaggccaaagttgtcgtttcttaaagtttggggatgtgatgcttatgtcaaaaagcttcagcctgaaaagctggaacccaaagcggaaaagtgtgtcttcataggttacccaaaagagacagttgggtacaccttctatctcaaatccgagggcaaagtgtttgttgctaaaaacggagcttttctcgagaaggagtttctctcgagagaattgagtgggaggaagatagaacttgacgaggttgtcgatcctctcatccctctggatggtggcgcagggcaaggggaaacctctgtcattacgacgccggttgaggaggaagttaatgatgatgatcatgaaactccagttcaagtttctgtcgaaccacgcaggtcgacgagaccacgtgctgctccagagtggtacggtaatcccgtcttatcaatcatgttgttagacaacaatgaacctgcgaattatgaagaagcaatggtgggcccagattccaacaaatggctagaagccatgaagtccgagataggatccatgtatgagaacaaaatgtggactttggaggtactacctgagggccgcaaggccattcagaacaaatggatctttaagaggaagacggacgctgacggtaatgtgaccgtttataaagctcgacttgtggcaaagggtttttcacaagttcaaggagttgactacgatgagactttctcacccgtagtgatgcttaaatccgtcagaatcatgttagcaatagctgcatttttcgattatgaaatctggcagatggatgtcaaaacggcgttccttaacggtttccttaaggaagaattgtatatgatacaacccgaaggttttgtcgatcctaagaatgctaacaaggtgtgcaagctccagcgatccatttatggactggtgcaagcatctcggagttggaacaaacgttttgatgaggtgatcaaagcatttgggtttatacaagtggttggagaatcttgtatttacaagaaagtgagtgagagctctgtggcgtttctaatattatatgtggatgacatattactgattggaaacaacgtagagtttttggagagcataaaaggttacttgaataaaagtttctctatgaaggacctaggagaagctgcttacattctaggcattaagatctatagggatagatcaaaacgcctgataggactttcacaaagcacataccttgataaagttttgaagaggttcaaaatggaacagtccaagaaagggttcttgccagtgttacaaggtacgagattgagtaagactcagtgcccagcaactgatgaagatagagagcatatgcgcaccgtcccctatgcttcagccataggctctatcatgtatgcaatgctgtgcactagaccggatgttagcctggccataagtatggcaggcaggttccagagtaatccaggagtggatcactggacagcggtcaagaatatcctgaagtacctgaaaaggactaaggagatgtttctcgtgtatggaggtgacgaagagctcgccgtaaaaggttacgtcgacgcaagctttgacacagatccggacgactaagtcgcaaaccggatacgtatttattcttaatgggggtgcagtaagctggtgcagttccaagcaaagcgtcgtagcagattctacatgtgaagcggagtacatggctgcctcggaggcggctaaggagggtgtctggatgaagcagttcatgacagatcttggagtggtgccaagtgcactggatccaataaccttgttctgtgacaacactggtgccattgccttagcaaaggaaccaaggtttcacaagaagaccagacacatcaaacgacgcttcaacctcatccgcgactacgtcgaggaggaggacgtaaatatatgcaaagtgcacacggatctgaatgtagcagacccgctgactaaacctcttccacggccaaaacatgatcgacaccagaactgtatgggtgttagatttattacaatgtaattcacatggtgatgtgagggctagattattgactctagtgcaagtgggagactgttggaattatgccctagaggcaataatgaatgtatagttattattataattcctgtatcaagataatagtttattatccatgctataattgtattgaatgaagactcatttacatgtgtggatacatagacaaaacaccgtccctagcatgcctctagctggctagccagttgatcgatgataatcagtgtcttctgattatgagcaaggtgttgttgcttgataactggatcacgtcattgggagaatcacgtgatggactagacccaaactaatagacgtagcatgttgatcgtgtcattttgttgctactgttttctgcgtgtcaagtatttattcctatgaccatgagatcatataactcactgacaccggaggaatactttgtgtgtatcaaacgtcgcaacgtaactgggtgactataaagatgctctacaggtatctccgaaggtgttagttgagttagtatggatcaagactgggatttgtcactccgtgtgacggagaggtatctcggggcccactcagtaatacaacatcacacacaagccttgcaagcaatgtaacttagtgtaagttgcgggatcttgtattacggaacgagtaaagagacttgccggtaaacgagattgaaataggtatgcggatactgacgatcgaatctcgggcaagtaacataccgaaggacaaagggaatgacatacgggattatacgaatccttggcactgaggttcaaacgataagatcttcgtagaatatgtaggatccaatatgggcatccaggtcccgctattggatattgaccgaggagtctctcgggtcatgtctacatagttctcgaacccgcagggtctgcacacttaaggttcgacgttgttttatgcgtatttgagttatatggttggttaccgaatgttgttcggagtcccggatgagatcacatacgtcacgagggtttccggaatggtccggaaacgaagattgatatataggatgacctcatttgattaccggaaggttttcggagttaccgggaatgtaccgggaatgacgaaggggttccgggagttcaccggaggggggcaacccactccggggaagcccataggtatttgtgggggtcacaccagcccttagtgggctggtgggacagcccactaaatcctatgcgccaaggaataaaaatcaaaggaagaaagaaaaaaaaaaggggaagtgggaaaggggaaggactccctcccaccaaaccaagtaggactcggtttgggggggggagagtcctcccccctggctcggccgacccccttggagtcccttggactccaaggcaaggtccccctccctcctcctatatatatagggcttttagggcagatttgagacgactttctcacggctgcccgaccacatacctccatagttttccctctagatcgtgtttctgcggagctcgggcggagccctgctgagacaagatcatcaccaacctccggagcgccgtcacgctgccggagaactcttctacctctccgtctctcttgctggatcaagaaggccgagatcatcgtcgagctgtacgtgtgctgaacgcggaggtgccgtccgttcggtgctagatcgtgggactgatcgcgggattgttcgcggggcggatcgagggacgtgaggacgttccactacatcaaccgcgatctcacatcgcttctgctgtacgatctacaagggtacgtagatcactcatcccctctcgtagatggacatcaccatgataggtcttcgtgcgcgtaggaaattttttgtttcccatgcgacgttccccaacagtagcaaCATGGAAGATCATAATATGATGATCTCATGTGAGGGCATCATCAATTCCTTCGCTATGGTCCGTCGACACGCCACCCAAACAACACCCATGCAACAACGAGAGGAGGCAATGCATGCCGCTACCAAGCAGGGTGGGAAGGAGAAATATCGGTAGTAGGCGAGAAGGAGCAGTGGCAACGGAGAGGGATAGATTTGTCTCGGCCATGGCATCGATGATTTCATGGGAGAGAAAGGCTTCTAGAAGAGGATTGAAATTTTAGACTACCCAATCAAAGTTTTGCAACCCAAATCCAAAAATCCCACCTCAATTGACAGATGAAGCTTTAAGATTAGGGAGCACAATGTTTTCTTAAAAGATAAGTTGTCTACATGTTTACATGTTGTGAAATCCCTCGGTCAAAAATACAGCCATCTCAATGAAAAAATTTAGATGATTAACCCAAGGAAAACGTTTGCTTTTGTCCGACTGATTTTTTGGACAAAATCAGTTGCGTCTCGTGCATGCGACGTGTTCCCGTCGGTCCAAACCGCAACCCATCGTACAACCTTATCTCTAGCACGTGAACGCGAGCCACCCATTCATGTTTTCTCCCCCGACAACGTGATTCCCTTTCTCTGTGCTTTTTCTCTCCGCGCATGCACACCCGCCCCCGCCATGTGGGATGCAGCTCAAGTTACTAGTGCGGCAATGCAGCCTCGTCGTCACGCCAGAGGTATGATGTAGCCGCCGCGATTTCGTAGAGATACATCGTGCTCCATGCAGCACTTGCCGGCTCCCACAGCTGTTCGTGTTGCGATGCAGCGCTCATCGGCATCATCGGAGTTGCGATGCAGTGGGAGCGATGTTGCTAGAGTTGCGATGCAGCGGTGCGCCGCTTCACCGAGTGGCTCGGTGAAGCGTCGCCGGAGCTGCAGTGAAGCACGCCGGAGGGTTGCCGAAACTGCATCAGGGGTGCAATGGAGCTGTCGGAGTTGCAGTGAAGCGCACCGGAGGGTCGTCGAAACTTCATCGAGGTTGCAATGGAGCTTCGACGGGGTTGCAATTGAACGTTGGCGGCGCCACCAATGCTACCATGGAAGCTGCTGGCCTGATGCTGTCGTGAAAGCTACTACCCTCTGGGTATGGAGAAGGTAGACAGGGCTGTGCTATGATTGAACGGCCACCTCCGTCAGATCGTACGACTGGCCAAGCGGATGATATCCCAGGAAATCATCTGGATGATCCATAGCAGCCCCCTTAGCCCAATtcacattgaaaaacatttgttttcGTATGGATGAAAACAATGTCACGTAAATCGGGTTCCCTGCATGACACGTGTCCCCAAGCGAGCAAATCACCGCTTTGCCCTTTTGAGCCTTATCTTCTTCCACGATCGCCCCTTCACTCGTTCGCCCTTCATCTTTTTCCCTTTCCCCACCTGCTCTTCCATTGCATTCGAGAGGGAGAGGTGCCCATGGGCATGGCGATGTCGACTACCAGCCGCCACCACTACAAAATGGGAGGGACGACGACAACCACCATGAGTTGCACCCCGCCCAAATAAGAGTTGCTGCTGCGAGTGAGAGGCGACACAACCACGAGTTGTGTGCTCCTCGCCATGGGACAAACCACCATTGTTGCGAGcagataggagttgtgtgttgctTGCCATGGACGCACCGACCACCAACGCAGCGCCGTCATCGATGTTGCATCACAACACGAACACCGGAGGCGGCGCCACTCGTCGTCGGTGCTGCAATGCAACGCCCAGAGGGAGGTTGGGCTGCTCGTCGCTGATGCTGCAACACCGCACACATGAGGTACTGTGTTGGAGCTATTTTCGTGCCGTCAGGGTTGCATTGGAGTGCCATTAGGGGGTGCATTGGAGCGTTGCCCGATCATTGGATTTGCGATGGGGTTAGAGCGTACTCCATCGGGGCTGCAATGAAGCTTCGTCCGAGAAGTTGTCTTGATGTGACCATGGAGCATCCCTCCGGTGGCATCCGGTGATGCGTTGCAGCAGTCGCCAACGGCTCCGAAAGCCGTGATGCAACACTTACTGACGATTCTCGTGGCAATGATGTCGCAGGCGCATGTACCACGACGATGTGTTGCATTGATCGGCAACATCACCGTCTTCAATGAAGGCATAAGGTGTTGAACTGAATCGCGTGGTGGATAAGTTCACAGAAAAGAAGATCGTCCGAACTGTCGTACTGAGATCGACGACCACCAACACCAAatcggatggctaactactcggaTGATTTCTTTCTAAAATTCATCTAATTTGTAGCAGACGTGGTTTCATCACTTCTCAACGAATGGAATCTGAAGATGCAACCTAACGCGTTTGATTCCTGATCCAACGGTGCGGGGAGTCCTCGAGTCGTCAACCTCGCACACACCGCGTCCGTCACGTACTCCGGCGACTCTCACTGCCGGCCCTCCGCGGCTCCGCCCCCTCCGCCACGCCGGCGCCACAGCCCTCCCTCCACCTGTAAACCGCCGCCGTGCCCACACCCACGTGTCCtcgcttcctcctcctcctgccccaACACCTCGTCTCCCTGCCCCGCCTCTCCCAGTCTCCCACCTCGCGCTCTCCTTGCTCTCcgcgtcgccgtcctcctcccGCCACGGCGCCTCGCTCTCGCTCTCCCGCGCATCCTCCTCCCAGTACGCTTCCGCATTCTCGTCCCTCTCCCGCGCttcatccctctcctccttcccacctgccgccaccaccgccgctgCCACGCTTCAGCTTCTCGCCTCCTCTTActcccgcctccgccgccgcccttCACCTGTCAGGGCTGACACTACCCGCTAGGATCACTCCGGACCAATATCCGGCTTCCCACGCACTGTTCTCTCTTGTCAAGATTCATCAGCTCACCCTTGCCCGCGtcctgttcgatgaaatgccgcaGTCTTTGTTCTTATGAAATGCTGCAGCCTGGTGCTCGCCTGGTCCTCCACGCCTCGCTGCTCTCCTGCCTAAAACTGTCAACTGTACAGAAGCCAACtcctctgccgcctcctcctgctcTCCGGCTCCGACTCGCCCTCCCCCCTGCTTCCCCTCTCACACTCCGAACCCTAGCAACTGATGCCAAGGTTCCCATGGCGCTGGCAAGGATGCAGTGGCCCCAGAAGGCCAGAAGGATGCTCTGTGCGGACCTTTTTTTGTGCAGGCCCTGTGGCTGGGTCATCCTCCGCCACACCCATGCCGGCCTCACCTTCCTCACCCTCCGCGACACATCCTGCATGGACCAGGTGGGTGAGCCATTTCTGTTTTGATGCCGTTGGTGGCACTTTTGGTTATTAGCATTGTTATTGTTGCAAACCTAGAGGAACATTGGTTTATGATCTCGTAGCTGCGAAGTCCTGATCATTGTAATGTACTCTGTGGAGTAGAGTAGTTGCTGCTATATTGATATTTCTTTCTTCACAAAAGTTAACACAGTAGCTACCGCTGTTGCATGATCACGTGATTTACACAGGCAAACAAATGTTCTCATCCCCTTTGTGGTTTATCGGAGATAAAATCTGTGCAGTATCTGGTTTATTGATACTAATTCTTACAAGATTACCAGTTCTAGATTTGATGTTTACTGTCATTGTTGTTCAAACTGTATAGAGATCTCAAGCCCTGGTTTTATTCTACTCTATCTGCAGGTGACAACTCTGCCAGAATACCTTCAAGCTTACTCTATTATGAATAGGCTGAGAGTGGAATAAGCCGAAAAGAACTGGCCCTTGGTGGTTGCTGCCGAGGGGGTGGTGCGGTCCGCCTGACAGAAGCCATCAATGAAGAAATGAAGACCGGAGCTACAGAGGTACTGACCGGTCTTTATGGTACTTTATTTAAATGTCTTTTGGCAGGAAAGAGTTAGAGGTGGCCCAGTGTGGTTTGAATTTTAAGTTTACCCTACCTAGTATAGAAACTCTACTTGCTGTTACAGATCAGCAGTAGGGTGTATGTTTTCTCCAAAAGCTGTATGTGTGGTCACTCTGTTATGTATCTGTTCCAAGTTGTAAGACTGCAAGACACTGTTACTTCTGTTGGTCATAACAGAAATGGGTTCAGGATCCCACTTAAAAAAATGAACTATTTTATATTTGAACCATATGCTACCCTTTGATCTGGTTCCGAATATTAATCAGAACGTTCAAAAATAGTAGTAGATAAAATGATA
This genomic stretch from Hordeum vulgare subsp. vulgare chromosome 6H, MorexV3_pseudomolecules_assembly, whole genome shotgun sequence harbors:
- the LOC123404427 gene encoding uncharacterized protein LOC123404427 isoform X3 translates to MKCRSLCSYEMLQPGARLVLHASLLSCLKLSTVQKPTPLPPPPALRLRLALPPASPLTLRTLATDAKVPMALARMQWPQKARRMLCADLFLCRPCGWVILRHTHAGLTFLTLRDTSCMDQAESGISRKELALGGCCRGGGAVRLTEAINEEMKTGATEKKSERWKQALESEKGMMIKL